In the Anastrepha obliqua isolate idAnaObli1 chromosome 1, idAnaObli1_1.0, whole genome shotgun sequence genome, one interval contains:
- the LOC129253366 gene encoding peptidoglycan-recognition protein LB isoform X1, with protein sequence MCFHWRLAILAIMSMQNETGFGLDMPDTTTLLIPRSEWGARPPKLVENFPRPAPYVIIHHSYMPSACYTPADCREAMRSMQDYHQLQRGWNDIGYSFAIGGDGMIYAGRGFNVVGAHAPKYNDKSVGICMIGDWRTELPPPQMLKAVKSLIEFGVANNYIDPQYKLLGHRQVRDTECPGTRLFDEISSWPHFVLNPNGTENEIRK encoded by the exons ATGTGCTTCCATTGGCGTTTGGCGATATTAGCGATAATGTCAATGCAAAATGAAACAG GTTTCGGCTTAGATATGCCTGACACAACCACACTTCTGATTCCGCGCTCCGAGTGGGGTGCGCGTCCACCAAAGCTCGTCGAAAACTTTCCCCGTCCAGCGCCATATGTCATCATACATCATTCGTACATGCCAAGTGCCTGCTACACGCCCGCCGATTGCCGCGAGGCGATGCGCTCCATGCAGGACtaccatcaactgcaacgcggCTGGAACGACATTGGCTATAGTTTTGCGATCGGCGGCGATGGCATGATTTATGCGGGACGTGGTTTCAATGTGGTTGGAGCGCATGCGCCCAAGTACAATGACAAAAGTGTTGGCATCTGCATGATTGGTGATTGGCGCA ctGAATTGCCACCACCACAAATGCTCAAGGCGGTCAAATCACTGATCGAATTCGGCGTGGCGAATAATTATATTGACCCACAATACAAATTACTGGGGCATAGGCAAGTGCGCGACACTGAATGTCCTGGCACAAGACTGTTCGATGAGATTTCATCGTGGCCGCATTTCGTGCTCAATCCCAATGGAACGGAGAATGAGATTAGAAAGTGA
- the LOC129253366 gene encoding peptidoglycan-recognition protein LB isoform X3 gives MIHFLYQGGFGLDMPDTTTLLIPRSEWGARPPKLVENFPRPAPYVIIHHSYMPSACYTPADCREAMRSMQDYHQLQRGWNDIGYSFAIGGDGMIYAGRGFNVVGAHAPKYNDKSVGICMIGDWRTELPPPQMLKAVKSLIEFGVANNYIDPQYKLLGHRQVRDTECPGTRLFDEISSWPHFVLNPNGTENEIRK, from the exons atgatacattttttatatcaagGAG GTTTCGGCTTAGATATGCCTGACACAACCACACTTCTGATTCCGCGCTCCGAGTGGGGTGCGCGTCCACCAAAGCTCGTCGAAAACTTTCCCCGTCCAGCGCCATATGTCATCATACATCATTCGTACATGCCAAGTGCCTGCTACACGCCCGCCGATTGCCGCGAGGCGATGCGCTCCATGCAGGACtaccatcaactgcaacgcggCTGGAACGACATTGGCTATAGTTTTGCGATCGGCGGCGATGGCATGATTTATGCGGGACGTGGTTTCAATGTGGTTGGAGCGCATGCGCCCAAGTACAATGACAAAAGTGTTGGCATCTGCATGATTGGTGATTGGCGCA ctGAATTGCCACCACCACAAATGCTCAAGGCGGTCAAATCACTGATCGAATTCGGCGTGGCGAATAATTATATTGACCCACAATACAAATTACTGGGGCATAGGCAAGTGCGCGACACTGAATGTCCTGGCACAAGACTGTTCGATGAGATTTCATCGTGGCCGCATTTCGTGCTCAATCCCAATGGAACGGAGAATGAGATTAGAAAGTGA
- the LOC129253366 gene encoding peptidoglycan-recognition protein LB isoform X2 yields the protein MTAVGLFLLSMWGFGLDMPDTTTLLIPRSEWGARPPKLVENFPRPAPYVIIHHSYMPSACYTPADCREAMRSMQDYHQLQRGWNDIGYSFAIGGDGMIYAGRGFNVVGAHAPKYNDKSVGICMIGDWRTELPPPQMLKAVKSLIEFGVANNYIDPQYKLLGHRQVRDTECPGTRLFDEISSWPHFVLNPNGTENEIRK from the exons GTTTCGGCTTAGATATGCCTGACACAACCACACTTCTGATTCCGCGCTCCGAGTGGGGTGCGCGTCCACCAAAGCTCGTCGAAAACTTTCCCCGTCCAGCGCCATATGTCATCATACATCATTCGTACATGCCAAGTGCCTGCTACACGCCCGCCGATTGCCGCGAGGCGATGCGCTCCATGCAGGACtaccatcaactgcaacgcggCTGGAACGACATTGGCTATAGTTTTGCGATCGGCGGCGATGGCATGATTTATGCGGGACGTGGTTTCAATGTGGTTGGAGCGCATGCGCCCAAGTACAATGACAAAAGTGTTGGCATCTGCATGATTGGTGATTGGCGCA ctGAATTGCCACCACCACAAATGCTCAAGGCGGTCAAATCACTGATCGAATTCGGCGTGGCGAATAATTATATTGACCCACAATACAAATTACTGGGGCATAGGCAAGTGCGCGACACTGAATGTCCTGGCACAAGACTGTTCGATGAGATTTCATCGTGGCCGCATTTCGTGCTCAATCCCAATGGAACGGAGAATGAGATTAGAAAGTGA